Proteins from one Ficedula albicollis isolate OC2 chromosome 21, FicAlb1.5, whole genome shotgun sequence genomic window:
- the ERRFI1 gene encoding ERBB receptor feedback inhibitor 1: protein MSTAGVAAQEMRVPLKTGFLHTSQGMGSLKTCWGTHSGFENTFFNVDPISVTYNLNPSSEQHLPSIGHSSNQASMNDHIAGSCIQVPSQKSSPPPVSPKNEQPISRYDDHLVSGFSKLSLTMGCVSEETPPHMPIKNGPIQLLSASSNDRSCRPLPPLPISEDFSPDEVDREVEFLTSSDTDFLLEDYELPSFKSSAPSRRSFRGCGQINYAYFDTPTGPKAEDANPTPSLNVYISSIYPPPQQLHRRLRRSHSGPAGSLNKPIVRLTGHLNRSSPTSDEDKPEIPPRVPIPPRALKPDYRRWSAEVASSAYSDEDRPPKVPPREPLSRSNSRTPSPKSLPSYLNGVMPPTQSFAPDPKYVSSKALQRQNSEGSSNRVPCILPIIENGKKASSTHYYLLPERPPYLDKYEKFFREAEERSSNTEVQSWSGDCTATSAPIKLDSKPRMDIGGPLKRKHLSYVVSP from the exons ATGTCAACTGCAGGAGTTGCTGCTCAGGAGATGAGAGTCCCCTTAAAAACCGGATTTCTTCACACCAGTCAAGGCATGGGCAGTCTGAAAACCTGCTGGGGTACTCACAGTGGATTTGAAAA tACTTTCTTTAATGTGGACCCTATATCAGTGACATATAATTTAAACCCATCAAGCGAGCAACATTTGCCATCCATTG GGCACTCTTCCAACCAGGCTTCCATGAATGACCACATTGCTGGAAGTTGCATCCAAGTCCCTTCTCAGAAATCTAGTCCACCTCCTGTAAGTCCCAAAAATGAACAGCCAATTTCAAGGTATGACGACCATCTCGTTTCTGGCTTTAGTAAACTGTCATTAACCATGGGCTGTGTTTCTGAAGAAACACCTCCTCACATGCCAATTAAAAATGGACCAATTCAACTTCTGTCTGCATCTTCTAATGATCGCAGCTGCAGGCCACTACCCCCTCTGCCTATATCTGAAGACTTTTCTCCAGATGAGGTTGACAGAGAGGTAGAATTCCTGACTAGCTCAGATACTGACTTTTTGTTAGAGGATTATGAACTTCCTTCTTTTAAATCCAGTGCTCCAAGCCGTCGGAGCTTTAGGGGCTGTGGACAAATCAACTATGCGTATTTCGATACTCCAACAGGACCAAAAGCAGAAGATGCCAACCCTACACCAAGCCTGAATGTGTACATATCCAGTATTTATcctcccccacagcagctgcaccgACGCCTGCGAAGGTCCCACTCTGGGCCAGCTGGATCTCTCAATAAACCCATAGTAAGACTAACTGGACACTTAAACAGGTCATCTCCAACTTCTGACGAAGATAAACCAGAGATTCCCCCAAGGGTGCCCATACCCCCAAGGGCTCTCAAACCAGACTACAGAAGGTGGTCAGCAGAAGTGGCTTCCAGTGCTTACAGTGATGAAGACCGGCCTCCCAAAGTGCCCCCCCGAGAACCTTTGTCACGGAGCAATTCCCGCACCCCCAGTCCCAAAAGCCTTCCATCATACCTCAATGGGGTTATGCCCCCCACCCAGAGCTTTGCACCTGATCCTAAGTATGTCAGCAGCAAAGCTCTACAAAGACAAAATAGTGAAGGATCTTCCAACAGGGTCCCCTGCATTCTTCCAATTATTGAAAATGGTAAGAAGGCCAGTTCAACGCACTACTATCTGCTACCAGAGAGACCTCCGTATTTGGACAAGTATGAGAAATTCTTCAGAGAAGCAGAGGAGAGGAGTTCTAACACTGAGGTTCAGTCCTGGTCTGGTGACTGCACAGCCACCTCAGCCCCAATAAAACTGGACTCAAAACCCAGAATGGACATAGGTGGTCCCCTGAAACGAAAGCATCTATCCTACGTGGTTTCCCCTTAG